A DNA window from Dehalococcoidia bacterium contains the following coding sequences:
- a CDS encoding HAD family hydrolase, protein MTDTDYVKQPESTLHRTNSLPKAMLVDLDDTILAYEPGSGDVLRAVCAAYADKLPDWTVDQLVAGIDSYRRWFWSDPGRHRRARLSTSNIRHEIMIGAFRQMGIHSLSLARSMGDAYGREREKRVQPFPGAVETLATLQEAGVRMALITNGNSAIQRSKIDRFDLERYFDLIMIEEEFGVGKPDERVYLHALDQLDARPDEAWMIGDNLNWEVATPQRLGITGIWHDFRGRGLPDGSSVRPDRIVRSFREVLQTGFGV, encoded by the coding sequence ATGACGGACACAGATTACGTGAAGCAGCCAGAATCAACCCTACATCGCACCAATAGCCTGCCCAAGGCGATGCTCGTCGACCTTGACGATACCATCCTGGCCTACGAACCGGGCTCGGGGGACGTCCTGAGGGCCGTCTGCGCTGCCTATGCTGACAAGCTTCCCGACTGGACGGTTGACCAGCTTGTCGCCGGGATCGACTCGTACCGTCGCTGGTTCTGGTCCGACCCGGGACGGCACCGGCGCGCCCGGCTGAGCACCTCGAACATACGGCACGAGATCATGATCGGCGCGTTCAGGCAGATGGGCATCCATTCGCTCAGCCTCGCACGCTCGATGGGCGACGCCTACGGACGTGAGCGCGAGAAGCGAGTCCAGCCGTTTCCGGGAGCGGTTGAAACGCTCGCGACCCTTCAGGAAGCCGGGGTACGGATGGCGCTGATCACCAACGGCAACTCGGCGATCCAGAGGAGCAAGATCGACCGGTTCGACCTGGAGCGGTATTTCGACCTCATCATGATCGAGGAGGAGTTCGGGGTCGGCAAGCCGGATGAGCGTGTCTACCTGCACGCGCTCGATCAGCTCGATGCGCGGCCGGATGAGGCGTGGATGATCGGTGACAACCTCAACTGGGAGGTCGCGACGCCGCAGCGGCTCGGGATCACTGGCATCTGGCACGACTTCAGGGGGCGTGGGCTGCCGGACGGGTCGAGTGTGCGGCCCGACAGGATCGTGCGGTCGTTCAGGGAAGTGCTGCAGACTGGGTTTGGGGTTTAG